One part of the Thermodesulfobacteriota bacterium genome encodes these proteins:
- a CDS encoding thiolase family protein, protein MRDVYILGVGTTACGRFPDKAAHVLGREAAWAAIKDAGIHPRKIEIAFCGHVYQGMGVGQRTLKEIGLVGQPTINVEGACGSGTLSLWEAWRTIAYGQYDIALALGVENLSRVMSGGPLPLEEDDIEVALGMGMPGLYAMRAKRYMAEYGVTPEQLAKVVVKSRHHASMNPVAQYRKETTIEEVLNAPMIADPLNRNMCCPVGDAAAAAVLCSAELVDKLAVKEPIKILGCVAQSGKYSSPKGLTCDPSENVMRTTKMAYEMAGLGPEDMDVAEIHDAFAIAEMMVYEALGFCGKGEGARLIEDGSTWINSGGVAVNPGGGLLSRGHPVGATGLLQTAEIVWQLRGEAGARQQKDAKVGIIETMGGAQPAMDGITCVVSILGK, encoded by the coding sequence ATGAGAGACGTATATATTCTTGGCGTGGGGACGACTGCCTGCGGCAGATTCCCGGATAAAGCGGCCCATGTGCTCGGGCGCGAGGCGGCCTGGGCGGCGATAAAGGACGCCGGAATCCACCCGCGAAAGATAGAGATCGCTTTTTGCGGTCACGTATACCAGGGCATGGGCGTGGGCCAGAGGACCCTTAAAGAGATAGGGCTCGTCGGTCAGCCCACGATTAACGTCGAGGGCGCCTGCGGGAGCGGCACGCTCTCGTTATGGGAGGCGTGGAGGACTATCGCGTACGGACAGTACGACATCGCGCTTGCCCTCGGCGTAGAGAACCTGAGCAGGGTAATGTCCGGTGGGCCGCTGCCACTCGAGGAAGACGACATAGAGGTCGCGCTCGGCATGGGCATGCCGGGGCTTTATGCAATGAGGGCGAAGAGATACATGGCGGAATACGGCGTCACGCCAGAGCAGCTCGCGAAGGTGGTCGTCAAAAGCAGACACCATGCCTCTATGAACCCGGTTGCGCAATACAGGAAAGAAACCACGATAGAAGAAGTGCTGAACGCGCCCATGATCGCGGACCCGCTCAACAGGAACATGTGCTGCCCCGTCGGGGACGCTGCGGCCGCCGCGGTCCTCTGCTCGGCCGAGCTCGTCGACAAGCTCGCGGTAAAGGAGCCTATAAAGATCCTCGGATGCGTAGCCCAGTCGGGCAAGTACTCGAGCCCCAAGGGTCTTACGTGCGATCCTTCGGAAAACGTGATGAGGACTACCAAGATGGCCTATGAGATGGCCGGTCTCGGACCCGAGGACATGGACGTGGCCGAGATACACGACGCCTTCGCCATAGCCGAGATGATGGTCTACGAAGCCCTCGGATTCTGCGGGAAAGGGGAGGGCGCCAGGCTGATAGAAGACGGAAGCACCTGGATAAACAGCGGCGGTGTAGCAGTCAATCCGGGCGGCGGGCTTCTTTCGAGAGGCCATCCCGTAGGCGCGACCGGACTCCTTCAGACGGCCGAGATCGTGTGGCAGCTCCGGGGAGAAGCGGGCGCGCGCCAGCAGAAAGACGCCAAGGTCGGTATAATCGAAACGATGGGCGGAGCCCAGCCGGCCATGGACGGGATCACCTGCGTCGTTAGCATCCTGGGTAAATAA
- a CDS encoding acetoacetate decarboxylase family protein: MPSHLNVPLKYWELTKEVPPPPIERDIKTWIIANPSDPLWDIDVLPLTYTDSRWSAFVVRVDAATRQRLCPNPPLTVWDGENADLVEYWYVDHKNTMLGPYLEFGVTISATYKDPKGNVWKAGYYPYMYLTGDAPVDAGRVLGFPKKMSYIRCTTHGGEKGTDFFGFAMSRNGYLLHSATGKFDDKQVTPPFFYGKTDWGKFNMKVITRPDVSSSEWQLTYLPSELPAAFNIKGHRFQIKPEHTRTASGDAINWFAQATPFDNMGAEIKIQEVTGLISFVFDLIIPPAKVLWTETYERPASYRGYATPYKYGLRQQFPISQGS, encoded by the coding sequence ATGCCAAGTCATCTAAATGTCCCTTTGAAGTATTGGGAGCTCACTAAGGAGGTTCCACCGCCTCCTATAGAGAGAGACATCAAAACGTGGATCATAGCGAACCCGTCGGACCCGCTATGGGACATCGATGTTCTCCCTCTTACCTATACTGACAGCCGCTGGTCTGCTTTCGTCGTTAGAGTAGATGCGGCTACCAGGCAGCGTCTTTGCCCGAATCCCCCTCTTACGGTTTGGGACGGAGAAAACGCAGATTTGGTCGAATACTGGTATGTCGACCACAAGAATACGATGTTAGGCCCATACCTTGAGTTCGGCGTAACGATTTCTGCTACGTACAAGGACCCGAAAGGTAATGTATGGAAAGCCGGTTACTATCCATATATGTACCTCACCGGCGACGCTCCGGTTGATGCCGGCCGTGTTCTCGGCTTCCCGAAAAAGATGTCATACATCAGGTGTACGACTCACGGCGGGGAAAAGGGAACCGATTTCTTCGGTTTTGCAATGTCCCGTAATGGCTACCTCTTGCACAGCGCAACGGGTAAATTCGATGACAAGCAGGTAACACCTCCATTCTTCTATGGGAAGACTGACTGGGGCAAGTTCAACATGAAGGTTATCACCAGACCGGATGTTTCAAGCTCAGAGTGGCAGCTTACCTATCTGCCTTCGGAGTTGCCAGCCGCATTCAACATCAAGGGCCATCGCTTCCAGATTAAGCCGGAGCATACGCGTACGGCTTCAGGCGACGCTATCAACTGGTTCGCTCAGGCGACCCCGTTTGATAACATGGGCGCTGAAATCAAGATCCAGGAAGTTACTGGTCTTATTTCGTTCGTGTTCGACCTTATCATCCCGCCGGCCAAGGTTCTCTGGACAGAGACCTATGAGCGTCCGGCCAGCTACAGGGGATATGCTACACCGTACAAGTACGGCCTGCGTCAGCAGTTCCCGATCAGCCAGGGGTCATAA
- a CDS encoding Sir2 family NAD-dependent protein deacetylase: protein MNDLNDAARAFVELVLSSKNTVALTGAGISTESGIPDYRSPGTGLWEKMDQSVVSLEGFRRAPHRYYDYALELYPVRKSARPNTAHLMLAELERRGLLKGVITQNVDGLHQDAGSEEVHELHGSLRQAVCLGCSVLEPMESVMERVISGENPPLCKECGGVLKPNAVFFGEMLPHVPWQSSIELARGAALFITIGSSLQVSPANTLPDIALHGGAGLVILNLTPTPFDGDARLVVRQKIGEFSSAVMEILAASKA from the coding sequence ATGAATGATTTAAATGACGCAGCACGGGCATTTGTAGAGCTCGTCCTTTCTTCGAAAAACACCGTAGCCCTTACCGGAGCGGGCATAAGCACAGAATCCGGCATCCCGGACTACCGCTCCCCCGGCACGGGCCTCTGGGAGAAGATGGACCAGTCCGTAGTATCGCTGGAGGGCTTCCGGAGGGCGCCCCACCGGTACTACGACTACGCGCTCGAGCTCTACCCGGTCAGAAAATCTGCAAGGCCCAACACGGCCCACCTGATGCTCGCCGAGCTCGAAAGGAGAGGGCTCCTCAAGGGTGTAATTACACAGAACGTGGACGGGCTCCATCAGGATGCGGGCTCGGAAGAAGTCCACGAGCTCCACGGCTCCTTGAGACAGGCGGTCTGCCTCGGGTGCAGCGTGCTCGAGCCCATGGAAAGCGTCATGGAGAGAGTAATTTCCGGGGAGAACCCCCCTTTATGCAAAGAATGCGGCGGCGTGCTCAAGCCGAACGCCGTCTTCTTCGGGGAAATGCTCCCTCATGTACCCTGGCAGAGCTCTATAGAGCTTGCCCGCGGGGCCGCCCTCTTTATCACCATAGGCTCATCGCTCCAGGTCTCGCCCGCGAATACGCTTCCCGACATAGCCCTTCACGGGGGAGCCGGGCTCGTTATACTGAACCTGACCCCCACCCCCTTCGACGGGGACGCCCGGCTCGTGGTCAGGCAAAAAATAGGCGAGTTTTCCTCCGCCGTTATGGAAATTCTGGCCGCTTCAAAGGCATAA